The following proteins come from a genomic window of Lolium rigidum isolate FL_2022 chromosome 5, APGP_CSIRO_Lrig_0.1, whole genome shotgun sequence:
- the LOC124652417 gene encoding DCN1-like protein 2 gives MHKLGRGSRDKVQQFMAITGASEKVALQALKASDWHLEGAFDYFYSQPQISVTNSRQLEDLYNRYKERDADMIMVEGTSQLCNDLLVDPQDVVMLVISWHMKAATMCEFTRQEFIDGLQSIGADSIEKLREKLPSLRAEIKDDQKFREIYNFAFAWAREKGQKSLALETAIGMWRLLFAERHWPLIDHWCQFVQVRHNKAISRDTWSQLLEFVKTIDPQLSNYDEEGAWPYLIDEFVEYLTENGCVPRKK, from the exons ATG CATAAGCTGGGAAGAGGAAGCCGTGACAAGGTGCAGCAGTTCATGGCCATAACTGGCGCAAG CGAGAAGGTTGCCCTTCAGGCACTGAAAGCTAGCGATTGGCACTTGGAAGGAGCTTTTGATTATTTCTATAGCCAGCCACAGATTTCTGTGACCAATTCTCGGCAGCTTGAAGATCTTTACAACAGATATAAAG AACGTGATGCTGATATGATCATGGTGGAGGGCACATCACAACTTTGCAATGATCTGCTG GTAGATCCTCAGGATGTTGTCATG CTTGTCATATCATGGCACATGAAAGCTGCCACTATGTGTGAATTTACTCGTCAGGAATTCATCGATGGTCTGCAGTCAATTGG GGCAGATTCAATTGAGAAACTCCGTGAGAAACTACCATCACTGCGGGCTGAGATAAAAGATGATC AAAAGTTCCGTGAGATTTACAACTTTGCATTTGCTTGGGCTAGGGAAAAG GGCCAAAAATCTCTTGCACTGGAGACAGCTATTGGAATGTGGAGGTTGCTATTTGCTGAAAGGCACTGGCCCCTAATTGATCATTGGTGTCAGTTTGTACAG GTCAGGCATAACAAAGCCATCTCAAGGGACACATGGTCTCAGCTTTTGGAATTTGTCAAG ACAATTGATCCACAGTTATCCAACTACGACGAAGAAGGCGCTTGGCCCTACCTAATTGATGAATTTGTCGAATACCTAACCGAGAATGGATGTGTTCCGCGTAAAAAGTGA
- the LOC124656161 gene encoding UPF0481 protein At3g47200-like — MASRPRAKVEDSAWVADVEKALTAGDPSAEVALWRWHAIYRVPACIKDLNRKAYQPQVLSLGPFHHGEPHLLPMDLHKRRSLLHLLRRARKPLSEFVAGVAGVAEQLEGAYQGLVDDWRCKEEAEMRERFLELMVTDGCFLLEVMRTASGWEVNDYAPNDPVFSSHGLLYTVPYIRRDMIIIENQLPLLVLDKLLAVETGKDGNEDLINRMVLRFLSPAAWPPATGIGLALHPLDILRRSLLYGPTQTAPPAPPHHSAPDDIIRSAEELYEAGIRFKRSQTSSLLDISFRRGVLRLPAIMVDDTTEYMFLNLMAFERLHAGAGNEVTAYVFFIDNMIDTAADVALLTCRRIVHNTVGSDKAVAKLFSGMSRDVVLEPHSALDDVHRQVNAYCRKRWNRWRANLVHTYFRSPWSFLSLAAAVFLLGMTVMQTVYTVLQFYQDATTT; from the exons ATGGCATCTCGCCCGAGGGCTAAGGTTGAGGACAGCGCGTGGGTGGCCGACGTCGAGAAGGCGCTGACTGCCGGTGACCCGTCGGCGGAGGTGGCGCTTTGGCGGTGGCACGCCATCTACCGCGTGCCCGCGTGCATCAAGGACCTGAACCGCAAGGCTTACCAGCCGCAGGTGTTGTCCCTGGGCCCTTTCCACCACGGCGAGCCGCACCTGCTGCCCATGGACCTGCACAAGCGCCGCTCGCTTCTCCACTTGCTCCGGCGCGCGCGCAAGCCGCTGTCGGAGTTCGTCGCCGGCGTGGCCGGCGTGGCGGAGCAGCTGGAGGGCGCGTACCAGGGCCTCGTAGACGACTGGCGCTGCAAGGAGGAGGCCGAAATGAGGGAGAGGTTCCTGGAGCTGATGGTCACGGACGGCTGCTTCCTTCTGGAGGTGATGAGGACGGCGTCCGGGTGGGAGGTGAACGACTATGCGCCCAACGACCCTGTCTTTAGCAGCCACGGTCTTCTCTACACCGTGCCCTACATCCGCCGCGACATGATCATCATCGAGAACCAGCTGCcgctcctcgtcctcgacaagctTCTTGCCGTCGAGACCGGCAAAGATGGG AACGAGGACTTGATCAACCGGATGGTGCTGAGGTTCCTCTCCCCGGCTGCCTGGCCTCCGGCGACCGGCATCGGGCTGGCGCTTCACCCGCTCGACATCCTCCGCCGTAGCCTACTCTACGGCCCCACGCAGACGGCTCCCCCCGCGCCGCCGCATCACTCGGCCCCGGACGACATCATTCGTTCCGCGGAGGAGCTCTACGAGGCGGGAATCCGTTTCAAGCGGAGCCAGACGAGCAGCCTCCTGGACATCAGCTTCCGTCGCGGCGTGCTGCGGCTGCCGGCCATCATGGTGGACGACACCACGGAGTACATGTTCCTGAACCTGATGGCGTTCGAGAGGCTGCACGCCGGAGCCGGCAACGAGGTGACCGCCTACGTGTTCTTCATAGACAACATGATCGACACGGCGGCGGACGTGGCGCTGCTGACCTGCCGGCGGATCGTCCACAACACGGTCGGCAGCGACAAGGCGGTGGCGAAGCTCTTCAGcggcatgtccagggacgtggtgCTGGAGCCGCACAGCGCCCTGGACGACGTGCACCGGCAGGTGAACGCCTACTGCCGGAAGAGGTGGAACAGGTGGCGCGCCAACCTGGTGCACACCTACTTCAGGAGCCCATGGTCGTTCCTCTCCCTCGCTGCCGCCGTCTTCCTCCTCGGCATGACCGTCATGCAGACCGTCTACACCGTCCTCCAGTTCTACCAGGATGCCACCACCACCTAG